CGGCATtaagagaagaggaagaaacgaGGTCCTTCTTGGCCTTGGAGGAAGAGTGAGACGACGCCGTAGCAGCTTTCTTAGCCGCTAAAGCCTCCTCCGGCGTGCCGTACTTCCGCGGGCGACCTCTCTTCCGGCGACCGGGCTCGAGAGGAGAGGAGGAAATAGCGGCGGAGGGAACCGAGTGAGGGTAAAGGACATGGGTGGTGGCGTCGGCGGAGGAGAGGTGGTGGGTGGAGGGTAGAAGGCCATTGGTCGGCGATGTGGTGGGACTTTGATGGTGGTGTTGATGGTGGTGGAAGTAGGAGCTGAGCTGGTTGTCATTGGGTTCCATTTttgagatgagagagagagcgtatgttttggaaaattaaaataaataaattaaataaatatgacttttttttcttccattttttgtgTACATATTATCATTTATCCATAatattcctctctctctctctcataaataaataaataaataattccttttatttatttatatatttatttatttctaaaacttATGGGGCcaagaggctcgagcatatgtCGTTTGATCGTAGACGATGCAAGAACGAATTAGCTCAACTCACTCGTTGCAAGAACGAATTAGCTTAACTCACTCGttgttggaaagtgagtgctgCGTGCTGCAGGCCATCAAAAGTGTGATTTGttacatatattttatctactgaattatatttattaaattatataatttatgcaAATAATCGTTTTCTAAGTCCTACAACGTTAATTTAGCATTAGGAATTTTCAAATGACCCGATAATTCGACTAATTTGGACTACTTAACTTAAactataaaagtttaattgggttatattgtttatgttttattgTCCAGGTTGTGGGAGAGCGATATAAGCGTCGTGCTGCTAGGCAAAACGGTGGAGTGCTGCACCCTAGATGGCGAGAGTCCAGTAGCCGAAAGCATCAGTAGCTTACGCTCTGACCCGAGTAGCATGGGGCACGTGGAATCCCGTGTGAATCAGCAAGGACCACCTTGCAAGGCTAAATACTCCTGGGTGACCGATAGTGAAGTAGTACCGTGAGGGAAGGGTGAAAAGAACCCCCATCGGGGAGTGAAATAGAACATGAAACCGTAAGCTTCCAAGCAGTGGGAGGAGACCAGGACTCTGACCGCGTGCCTGTTGAAGAATGAGCCGGCGACTCATAGGCAGTGGCTTGGTTAAGGGAACCCACCGGAGCCGTAGCGAAAGCGAGTCTTCATGGGGCAATTGTCACTGCTTATGGACCCGAACCTGGGTGATCTATCCATGACCAGGATGAAGCTTGGGTGAAACTAAGTGGAGGTCCGAACCGACTGATGTTGAAGAATCAGCGGATGAGTTGTGGTTAGGGGTGAAATGCCACTCGAACCCAGAGCTAGCTGGTTCTCCCCGAAATGCGTTGAGGCGCAGCAGTTGACTGGACATCTAGGGGTAAAGCACTGTTTCGGTGCGGGCCGCGAGAGCGGTACCAAATCGAGGCAAACTCTGAATACTAGATATGATCTCAAAATAACAGGGGTCAAGGTCGGCCAGTGAGACGATGGGGGATAAGCTTCATCGTCGAGAGGGAAACAGCCCGGATCACCAGCTAAGGCCCCTAAATGACCGCTCAGTGATAAAGGAGGTAGGGGTGCAGAGACAGCCAGGAGGTTTGCCTAGAAGCAGCCACCCTTGAAAGAGTGCGTAATAGCTCACTGATCGAGCGCTCTTGCGCCGAAGATGAACGGGGCTAAGCGATCTGCCGAAGCTGTGGGATGTAAAAATGCATCGGTAGGGGAGCGTTCCGCCTTAGAGGGAAGCACCCGCGCGAGCAGTGGTGGACGAAGCGGAAGCGAGAATGTCGGCTTGAGTAACGCAAACATTGGTGAGAATCCAATGCCCCGAAAACCTAAGGGTTCCTCCGCAAGGTTCGTCCACGGAGGGTGAGTCAGGGCCTAAGATCAGGCCGAAAGGCGTAGTCGATGGACAACAGGTGAATATTCCTGTACTACCCCTTGTTGGTCCCGAGGGACGGAGGAGGCTAGGTTAGCCGAAAGATGGTTATCGGTTCAAGGACGCAAGGTGCCCCTGTTTTTTCAGGGTAAGAAGGGGTAGAGAAAATACCTCGAGCCAATGTTCGAGTACCAGGCGCTACGGCGCTGAAGTAACCCATGCCATACTCCCAGGAAAAGCTCGAACGACCTTCAACAAAAGGGTACCTGTACCCGAAACCGACACAGGTGGGTAGGTAGAGAATACCTAGGGGCGCGAGACAACTCTCTCTAAGGAACTCGGCAAAATAGCCCCGTAACTTCGGGAGAAGGGGTGCCTCCTCACAAAGGGGGTCGCAGTGACCAGGCCCGGGCGACTGTTTACCAAAAACACAGGTCTCCGCAAAGTCGTAAGACCATGTATGGGGGCTGACGCCTGCCCAGTGCCGGAAGGTCAAGGAAGTTGGTGACCTGATGACAGGGGAGCCGGCGACCGAAGCCCCGGTGAACGGCGGCCGTAACTATAACGGTCCTAAGGTAGCGAAATTCCTTGTCGGGTAAGTTCCGACCCGCACGAAAGGCGTAACGATCTGGGCACTGTCTCGGAGAGAGGCTCGGTGAAATAGACATGTCTGTGAAGATGCGGACTACCTGCACCTGGACAGAAAGACCCTATGAAGCTTCACTGTTCCCTGGGATTGGCTTTGGGCCTTTCCTGCGCAGCTTAGGTGGAGGGCGAAGAAGGCCCCCTTCCGGGGGGGCCCGAGCCATCAGTGAGATACCACTCTGGAAGAGCTAGAATTCTAACCTTGTGTCAGGACCTACGGGCCAAGGGACAGTCTCAGGTAGACAGTTTCTATGGGGCGTAGGCCTCCCAAAAGGTAACGGAGGCGTGCAAAGGTTTCCTCGGGCCAGACGGAGATTGGCCCTCGAGTGCAAAGGCAGAAGGGAGCTTGACTGCAAGACCCACCCGTCGAGCAGGGACGAAAGTCGGCCTTAGTGATCCGACGGTGCCGAGTGGAAGGGCCGTCGCTCAACGGATAAAAGTTACTCTAGGGATAACAGGCTGATCTTCCCCAAGAGCTCACATCGACGGGAAGGTTTGGCACCTCGATGTCGGCTCTTCGCCACCTGGGGCTGTAGTATGTTCCAAGGGTTGGGCTGTTCGCCCATTAAAGCGGTACGTGAGCTGGGTTCAGAACGTCGTGAGACAGTTCGGTCCATATCCGGTGTGG
Above is a genomic segment from Cucurbita pepo subsp. pepo cultivar mu-cu-16 unplaced genomic scaffold, ASM280686v2 Cp4.1_scaffold001222, whole genome shotgun sequence containing:
- the LOC111786248 gene encoding AT-hook motif nuclear-localized protein 14-like codes for the protein MEPNDNQLSSYFHHHQHHHQSPTTSPTNGLLPSTHHLSSADATTHVLYPHSVPSAAISSSPLEPGRRKRGRPRKYGTPEEALAAKKAATASSHSSSKAKKDLVSSSSLNAVSASSKKSQLAAL